One Phaseolus vulgaris cultivar G19833 chromosome 11, P. vulgaris v2.0, whole genome shotgun sequence genomic window carries:
- the LOC137806006 gene encoding uncharacterized protein, translating to MGAQSLLAKRDSQLVTGQVTGEYQGKDPQMAAYLRYVQVLKGAFTTFELVHVPREQNARADLLAKLASSGKGGRQRTVIQETLKTPRKFVADNRVDVLHISMSRGKPRSHRSLIQDTARTPRVSAYAASPEEEKCVQVCVVEEGDTWMTPCRRYIADGILPAEPGEGKKIKKNSVRYTLVDGVLFRHGFTHPILTCVSGDECTRIMSELHEGICGSHVGGRSLTSKVIRAGFYWSSVREDCVKYAK from the coding sequence ATGGGTGCGCAGAGCCTCTTGGCAAAGAGAGATTCGCAattggtcacagggcaagtgACCGGGGAGTATCAGGGAAAAGACCCGCaaatggcggcgtatctgaggTATGTCCAAGTGTTGAAGGGAGCTTTCACTacgtttgagctggtgcatgtcccaagAGAACAAAATGCTAGAGCTGACCtacttgccaagctggccagctcaggcaaggggggaaggcagaggacagtcatcCAAGAAACGCTCAAAACGCCGCGAAAGTTTGTGGCAGACAATAGAGTGGATGTCCTTCACATCAGCATGTCGAGAGGAAAGCCAAGAAGTCATCGGTCGTTAATTCAAGATACGGCAAGGACACCCCGTGTCAGCGCTTATGCGGCCTCGCCCGAAGAAGAGAAGTGTGTGCAAGTGTGTGTCGTGGAAGAAGGGGATACGTGGATGACGCCTTGCAGGCGATACATAGCAGATGGGATTCTCCCAGCGGAACCTGGGGAgggcaagaagataaaaaagaacTCTGTAAGATACACTCTCGTAGATGGAGTGCTattcaggcatgggttcacgCACCCAATCCTGACATGTGTGAGTGGCGATGAGTGTACGAGGATCATGTCGGAGCTCCACGAGGGGATTTGTGGAAGCCATGTGGGAGGAAGATCATTAACTTCCAAGGTGATTCGCGCAGGGTTTTATTGGTCGTCGGTGAGGGAAGATTGTGTGAAATATGCCAAGTGA